In the genome of Ictalurus furcatus strain D&B chromosome 13, Billie_1.0, whole genome shotgun sequence, one region contains:
- the rsph10b gene encoding radial spoke head 10 homolog B isoform X2, whose product MAEEEDRTEKSDRMTREEFPLHEMENSSASSGVSEARAALETRETGEPEIPAVHVLSDIIIQRYEGGRCGELFHGEGVAYFRGGHVYKGSFVDGFMHGHGVYTWADGLKYEGDFESNAPMGHGIYTWLDCSTYEGEVCNGICHGTGTYISPKTSTIYRGQWHKGKRHGKGTMYYNQEATSWYKGDWENNQREGWGMRCYPSGDTYEGQWKNSIRHGEGTMKWIQLGQQYSGQWLNGFQHGHGTHTWFLRRVFGSQYPLRNQYTGEFAQGVRHGQGTFVYASGSVYSGCWKNNKKHGQVEFAIMRHIELLRSIYSLYSSLGHENSPDNTFLLSHLQFCRFLKDCSVHQHGLTLAQLDHLINKDVSPGEIHTPFSRMFLRKWISCIVIAAYHIYHRDLESSSNVLAACFSKLMRQNIIPNAKNVKGPLYCHPLRAVIGKNYTDRCWDIYQTVPKVSSAAISDIMSARHFIWMFKVLGLFGHTLTTTRLLEILSQENPAIYSSTHSNLDLEITFLEFFEALLGCAEVKNTHGVGTAQPRQCDLGYHDETTSRDQMKNSPILIRLASPQEYESTVLSSSTIISSASTSVKSLEEIKSKAPTQSSLSEEIQLKDQGIDLSKPAVTNTSEMELHKQTTSSVLVEYTQVTKPPSLSTGVAEEGQLEDQLKNWINRVHQFFTHTFFPVYEHNLVLKKELQEERQRQTTDNRITLEKAKANAKLREQQRAEEEEISKEKEEEDAEESHVLIDLNNSSAALKQSPTNKKKKRK is encoded by the exons ATGGCGGAAGAAGAAGACAGAACGGAAAAGTCGGACAGAATGACACGAGAGGAATTCCCGCTTCATGAAATGGAGAACAGCTCGGCGTCGAGTGGGGTTTCAGAAGCGCGTGCAGCATTAGAGACACGAGAAACAGGCGAGCCTGAGATTCCAGCTGTCCATGTCCTCTCAGACATCATTATTCAGAG ATATGAAGGAGGGAGGTGTGGAGAGTTGTTCCATGGAGAAGGAGTTGCCTACTTTAGGGGTGGGCATGTATACAAG GGAAGCTTTGTAGATGGCTTTATGCATGGTCATGGAGTATACACATGGGCAGACGGTTTAAAGTATGAG GGGGACTTTGAATCAAATGCTCCTATGGGACATGGGATATACACGTGGTTAGACTGTAGCACCTATGAGGGAGAGGTATGCAATGGCATCTGCCATGGCACTGGAACTTATATATCTCCCAAAACCAGCACTATATACAGAGGGCAATGGCACAAAGGCAAAAGACATGGCAAG GGGACAATGTACTACAATCAAGAGGCAACCTCATGGTACAAGGGGGATTGGGAAAACAACCAAAGAGAAGGCTGGGGTATGCGCTG CTATCCATCAGGAGACACATATGAAGGCCAGTGGAAGAACAGCATCAGACATGGAGAAGGAACAATGAAATGGATTCAGCTGGGTCAGCAATACAGTGGACAATGGTTAAATGGTTTTCAG CATGGGCACGGGACACACACATGGTTTCTGCGGCGGGTTTTTGGCTCGCAGTACCCCCTCAGGAATCAGTATACTGGGGAATTTGCGCAAGGCGTGCGTCATGGTCAAGGAACATTCGTCTATGCAAGTGGATCAGTTTATTCTGGATGTTGgaagaataacaaaaaacatgGTCAG GTGGAATTTGCCATTATGAGACATATTGAATTGCTGAGGTCAATATACAGTCTGTACAGCAGCCTTGGACATGAGAACTCTCCAGACAACACTTTCCTGCTCAGTCACCTACAATTCTGCCGCTTTCTTAAGGACTGCAGTGTCCACCAGCATGGATTAACACTGGCACAGCTGGACCACCTTATTAACA AAGACGTCTCTCCAGGGGAGATTCATACACCTTTTAGTAGGATGTTTCTGAGAAAGTGGATTAGTTGTATTGTCATTGCAGCATACCATATTTACCACAGAGACTTAGA GTCCTCTAGCAATGTACTTGCAGCGTGCTTTTCCAAGCTCATGAGGCAGAACATCATTCCCAATGCCAAGAATGTAAAAG GGCCTCTTTACTGCCACCCTCTTCGTGCTGTGATTGGCAAGAACTATACTGATAGATGCTGGGATATATACCAGACTGTCCCTAAAGTCAGCTCAGCTGCCATCTCTGACATCATGAGTGCCAGGCACTTCATCTGGATGTTTAAG GTTCTTGGTCTCTTTGGCCATACACTAACCACAACAAGATTACTGGAGATCCTTTCACAAGAAAATCCTGCAATCTACAGTTCTACTCACAGTAACCTGGATTTGGAG ATCACTTTTCTTGAGTTCTTTGAAGCTCTGCTGGGTTGTGCTGAAGTGAAGAACACACATGGAGTTGGAACTGCACAACCCAGACAGTGCGATTTGGGTTATCATGATGAGACGACTTCAAGAGAtcagatgaaaaacagccctatTCTGATCCGGTTGGCTTCTCCTCAG GAGTACGAGTCAACAGTGCTGTCCTCAAGCACAATCATTTCATCAGCTTCCACCAGCGTAAAATCCCTTGag GAAATTAAATCCAAGGCACCAACACAGTCATCCCTAAGTGAAGAAATACAACTTAAAG ATCAGGGAATTGACCTATCTAAGCCGGCTGTTACAAACACATCAGAGATGGAATTGCACAAACAAACTACAAGCAGTGTGTTGGTCGAATACACACAAGTGACCAAGCCACCAAGTTTAAGCACAG GGGTTGCTGAAGAGGGGCAACTGGAAGACCAGCTGAAGAACTGGATCAATCGTGTTCACCagttctttacacacacattcttccCAGTGTATGAACACAACTTGGTGTTGAAAAAGGAGCTGCAAGAGGAACGACAAAGACAAACCACAGACAACAGAATCACTCTTGAAAAGGCCAAGGCGAACGCTAA ACTAAGAGAGCAGCAGAGGGCAGAAGAAGAGGAGATATCCaaagaaaaagaggaggaagatgCCGAGGAAAGTCATGTCTTAATTGACCTGAACAATTCATCTGCAGCTCTGAAGCAATCACCcacaaacaagaagaaaaagaggaaataa
- the rsph10b gene encoding radial spoke head 10 homolog B isoform X1 has product MAEEEDRTEKSDRMTREEFPLHEMENSSASSGVSEARAALETRETGEPEIPAVHVLSDIIIQRYEGGRCGELFHGEGVAYFRGGHVYKGSFVDGFMHGHGVYTWADGLKYEGDFESNAPMGHGIYTWLDCSTYEGEVCNGICHGTGTYISPKTSTIYRGQWHKGKRHGKGTMYYNQEATSWYKGDWENNQREGWGMRCYPSGDTYEGQWKNSIRHGEGTMKWIQLGQQYSGQWLNGFQHGHGTHTWFLRRVFGSQYPLRNQYTGEFAQGVRHGQGTFVYASGSVYSGCWKNNKKHGQGKFVYKNGRTYEEEFIDDRMAEFPSSSIISRALGGLPSKPEESDGYASLLGPDMALNIETLLNRIPEAQRRQELKQVEFAIMRHIELLRSIYSLYSSLGHENSPDNTFLLSHLQFCRFLKDCSVHQHGLTLAQLDHLINKDVSPGEIHTPFSRMFLRKWISCIVIAAYHIYHRDLESSSNVLAACFSKLMRQNIIPNAKNVKGPLYCHPLRAVIGKNYTDRCWDIYQTVPKVSSAAISDIMSARHFIWMFKVLGLFGHTLTTTRLLEILSQENPAIYSSTHSNLDLEITFLEFFEALLGCAEVKNTHGVGTAQPRQCDLGYHDETTSRDQMKNSPILIRLASPQEYESTVLSSSTIISSASTSVKSLEEIKSKAPTQSSLSEEIQLKDQGIDLSKPAVTNTSEMELHKQTTSSVLVEYTQVTKPPSLSTGVAEEGQLEDQLKNWINRVHQFFTHTFFPVYEHNLVLKKELQEERQRQTTDNRITLEKAKANAKLREQQRAEEEEISKEKEEEDAEESHVLIDLNNSSAALKQSPTNKKKKRK; this is encoded by the exons ATGGCGGAAGAAGAAGACAGAACGGAAAAGTCGGACAGAATGACACGAGAGGAATTCCCGCTTCATGAAATGGAGAACAGCTCGGCGTCGAGTGGGGTTTCAGAAGCGCGTGCAGCATTAGAGACACGAGAAACAGGCGAGCCTGAGATTCCAGCTGTCCATGTCCTCTCAGACATCATTATTCAGAG ATATGAAGGAGGGAGGTGTGGAGAGTTGTTCCATGGAGAAGGAGTTGCCTACTTTAGGGGTGGGCATGTATACAAG GGAAGCTTTGTAGATGGCTTTATGCATGGTCATGGAGTATACACATGGGCAGACGGTTTAAAGTATGAG GGGGACTTTGAATCAAATGCTCCTATGGGACATGGGATATACACGTGGTTAGACTGTAGCACCTATGAGGGAGAGGTATGCAATGGCATCTGCCATGGCACTGGAACTTATATATCTCCCAAAACCAGCACTATATACAGAGGGCAATGGCACAAAGGCAAAAGACATGGCAAG GGGACAATGTACTACAATCAAGAGGCAACCTCATGGTACAAGGGGGATTGGGAAAACAACCAAAGAGAAGGCTGGGGTATGCGCTG CTATCCATCAGGAGACACATATGAAGGCCAGTGGAAGAACAGCATCAGACATGGAGAAGGAACAATGAAATGGATTCAGCTGGGTCAGCAATACAGTGGACAATGGTTAAATGGTTTTCAG CATGGGCACGGGACACACACATGGTTTCTGCGGCGGGTTTTTGGCTCGCAGTACCCCCTCAGGAATCAGTATACTGGGGAATTTGCGCAAGGCGTGCGTCATGGTCAAGGAACATTCGTCTATGCAAGTGGATCAGTTTATTCTGGATGTTGgaagaataacaaaaaacatgGTCAG ggaaagtttgtttacaaaaatggTCGCACATACGAAGAGGAGTTTATCGATGACCGTATGGCAGAATTTCCATCATCCTCTATTATTTCACGTGCACTTGGTGGCTTACCTAGTAAACCTGAAGAGTCAGACGGTTATGCCTCATTACTTGGGCCTGACATGGCTTTAAACATAGAGACTCTATTAAACCGAATTCCTGAAGCACAAAGAAGGCAGGAGCTCAAACAG GTGGAATTTGCCATTATGAGACATATTGAATTGCTGAGGTCAATATACAGTCTGTACAGCAGCCTTGGACATGAGAACTCTCCAGACAACACTTTCCTGCTCAGTCACCTACAATTCTGCCGCTTTCTTAAGGACTGCAGTGTCCACCAGCATGGATTAACACTGGCACAGCTGGACCACCTTATTAACA AAGACGTCTCTCCAGGGGAGATTCATACACCTTTTAGTAGGATGTTTCTGAGAAAGTGGATTAGTTGTATTGTCATTGCAGCATACCATATTTACCACAGAGACTTAGA GTCCTCTAGCAATGTACTTGCAGCGTGCTTTTCCAAGCTCATGAGGCAGAACATCATTCCCAATGCCAAGAATGTAAAAG GGCCTCTTTACTGCCACCCTCTTCGTGCTGTGATTGGCAAGAACTATACTGATAGATGCTGGGATATATACCAGACTGTCCCTAAAGTCAGCTCAGCTGCCATCTCTGACATCATGAGTGCCAGGCACTTCATCTGGATGTTTAAG GTTCTTGGTCTCTTTGGCCATACACTAACCACAACAAGATTACTGGAGATCCTTTCACAAGAAAATCCTGCAATCTACAGTTCTACTCACAGTAACCTGGATTTGGAG ATCACTTTTCTTGAGTTCTTTGAAGCTCTGCTGGGTTGTGCTGAAGTGAAGAACACACATGGAGTTGGAACTGCACAACCCAGACAGTGCGATTTGGGTTATCATGATGAGACGACTTCAAGAGAtcagatgaaaaacagccctatTCTGATCCGGTTGGCTTCTCCTCAG GAGTACGAGTCAACAGTGCTGTCCTCAAGCACAATCATTTCATCAGCTTCCACCAGCGTAAAATCCCTTGag GAAATTAAATCCAAGGCACCAACACAGTCATCCCTAAGTGAAGAAATACAACTTAAAG ATCAGGGAATTGACCTATCTAAGCCGGCTGTTACAAACACATCAGAGATGGAATTGCACAAACAAACTACAAGCAGTGTGTTGGTCGAATACACACAAGTGACCAAGCCACCAAGTTTAAGCACAG GGGTTGCTGAAGAGGGGCAACTGGAAGACCAGCTGAAGAACTGGATCAATCGTGTTCACCagttctttacacacacattcttccCAGTGTATGAACACAACTTGGTGTTGAAAAAGGAGCTGCAAGAGGAACGACAAAGACAAACCACAGACAACAGAATCACTCTTGAAAAGGCCAAGGCGAACGCTAA ACTAAGAGAGCAGCAGAGGGCAGAAGAAGAGGAGATATCCaaagaaaaagaggaggaagatgCCGAGGAAAGTCATGTCTTAATTGACCTGAACAATTCATCTGCAGCTCTGAAGCAATCACCcacaaacaagaagaaaaagaggaaataa
- the rsph10b gene encoding radial spoke head 10 homolog B isoform X3, which produces MGHGIYTWLDCSTYEGEVCNGICHGTGTYISPKTSTIYRGQWHKGKRHGKGTMYYNQEATSWYKGDWENNQREGWGMRCYPSGDTYEGQWKNSIRHGEGTMKWIQLGQQYSGQWLNGFQHGHGTHTWFLRRVFGSQYPLRNQYTGEFAQGVRHGQGTFVYASGSVYSGCWKNNKKHGQGKFVYKNGRTYEEEFIDDRMAEFPSSSIISRALGGLPSKPEESDGYASLLGPDMALNIETLLNRIPEAQRRQELKQVEFAIMRHIELLRSIYSLYSSLGHENSPDNTFLLSHLQFCRFLKDCSVHQHGLTLAQLDHLINKDVSPGEIHTPFSRMFLRKWISCIVIAAYHIYHRDLESSSNVLAACFSKLMRQNIIPNAKNVKGPLYCHPLRAVIGKNYTDRCWDIYQTVPKVSSAAISDIMSARHFIWMFKVLGLFGHTLTTTRLLEILSQENPAIYSSTHSNLDLEITFLEFFEALLGCAEVKNTHGVGTAQPRQCDLGYHDETTSRDQMKNSPILIRLASPQEYESTVLSSSTIISSASTSVKSLEEIKSKAPTQSSLSEEIQLKDQGIDLSKPAVTNTSEMELHKQTTSSVLVEYTQVTKPPSLSTGVAEEGQLEDQLKNWINRVHQFFTHTFFPVYEHNLVLKKELQEERQRQTTDNRITLEKAKANAKLREQQRAEEEEISKEKEEEDAEESHVLIDLNNSSAALKQSPTNKKKKRK; this is translated from the exons ATGGGACATGGGATATACACGTGGTTAGACTGTAGCACCTATGAGGGAGAGGTATGCAATGGCATCTGCCATGGCACTGGAACTTATATATCTCCCAAAACCAGCACTATATACAGAGGGCAATGGCACAAAGGCAAAAGACATGGCAAG GGGACAATGTACTACAATCAAGAGGCAACCTCATGGTACAAGGGGGATTGGGAAAACAACCAAAGAGAAGGCTGGGGTATGCGCTG CTATCCATCAGGAGACACATATGAAGGCCAGTGGAAGAACAGCATCAGACATGGAGAAGGAACAATGAAATGGATTCAGCTGGGTCAGCAATACAGTGGACAATGGTTAAATGGTTTTCAG CATGGGCACGGGACACACACATGGTTTCTGCGGCGGGTTTTTGGCTCGCAGTACCCCCTCAGGAATCAGTATACTGGGGAATTTGCGCAAGGCGTGCGTCATGGTCAAGGAACATTCGTCTATGCAAGTGGATCAGTTTATTCTGGATGTTGgaagaataacaaaaaacatgGTCAG ggaaagtttgtttacaaaaatggTCGCACATACGAAGAGGAGTTTATCGATGACCGTATGGCAGAATTTCCATCATCCTCTATTATTTCACGTGCACTTGGTGGCTTACCTAGTAAACCTGAAGAGTCAGACGGTTATGCCTCATTACTTGGGCCTGACATGGCTTTAAACATAGAGACTCTATTAAACCGAATTCCTGAAGCACAAAGAAGGCAGGAGCTCAAACAG GTGGAATTTGCCATTATGAGACATATTGAATTGCTGAGGTCAATATACAGTCTGTACAGCAGCCTTGGACATGAGAACTCTCCAGACAACACTTTCCTGCTCAGTCACCTACAATTCTGCCGCTTTCTTAAGGACTGCAGTGTCCACCAGCATGGATTAACACTGGCACAGCTGGACCACCTTATTAACA AAGACGTCTCTCCAGGGGAGATTCATACACCTTTTAGTAGGATGTTTCTGAGAAAGTGGATTAGTTGTATTGTCATTGCAGCATACCATATTTACCACAGAGACTTAGA GTCCTCTAGCAATGTACTTGCAGCGTGCTTTTCCAAGCTCATGAGGCAGAACATCATTCCCAATGCCAAGAATGTAAAAG GGCCTCTTTACTGCCACCCTCTTCGTGCTGTGATTGGCAAGAACTATACTGATAGATGCTGGGATATATACCAGACTGTCCCTAAAGTCAGCTCAGCTGCCATCTCTGACATCATGAGTGCCAGGCACTTCATCTGGATGTTTAAG GTTCTTGGTCTCTTTGGCCATACACTAACCACAACAAGATTACTGGAGATCCTTTCACAAGAAAATCCTGCAATCTACAGTTCTACTCACAGTAACCTGGATTTGGAG ATCACTTTTCTTGAGTTCTTTGAAGCTCTGCTGGGTTGTGCTGAAGTGAAGAACACACATGGAGTTGGAACTGCACAACCCAGACAGTGCGATTTGGGTTATCATGATGAGACGACTTCAAGAGAtcagatgaaaaacagccctatTCTGATCCGGTTGGCTTCTCCTCAG GAGTACGAGTCAACAGTGCTGTCCTCAAGCACAATCATTTCATCAGCTTCCACCAGCGTAAAATCCCTTGag GAAATTAAATCCAAGGCACCAACACAGTCATCCCTAAGTGAAGAAATACAACTTAAAG ATCAGGGAATTGACCTATCTAAGCCGGCTGTTACAAACACATCAGAGATGGAATTGCACAAACAAACTACAAGCAGTGTGTTGGTCGAATACACACAAGTGACCAAGCCACCAAGTTTAAGCACAG GGGTTGCTGAAGAGGGGCAACTGGAAGACCAGCTGAAGAACTGGATCAATCGTGTTCACCagttctttacacacacattcttccCAGTGTATGAACACAACTTGGTGTTGAAAAAGGAGCTGCAAGAGGAACGACAAAGACAAACCACAGACAACAGAATCACTCTTGAAAAGGCCAAGGCGAACGCTAA ACTAAGAGAGCAGCAGAGGGCAGAAGAAGAGGAGATATCCaaagaaaaagaggaggaagatgCCGAGGAAAGTCATGTCTTAATTGACCTGAACAATTCATCTGCAGCTCTGAAGCAATCACCcacaaacaagaagaaaaagaggaaataa